A genomic window from Glycine soja cultivar W05 chromosome 10, ASM419377v2, whole genome shotgun sequence includes:
- the LOC114369898 gene encoding basic helix-loop-helix protein A-like translates to MAAPLGTSLQSMLQAAVQSVQWTYSLFWQLCPQQGILVWGDGYYNGAIKTRKTVQPMEVSAEEASLQRSQQLRELYESLSAGETNPPCRRPCAALSPEDLTESEWFYLMCVSFSFPPGVGLPGKAYARRQHLWLTGANEVDSKTFSRAILAKSARIQTVVCIPLLDGVVEFGTMDKVQEDLSFIQHVETFFIDHLNPLPPKPALSEHSTSNPASSSEHIPAVMYTVVDPLAANPNLNDDMDEDIEEEEEEEEEDEEPESGSEDKAGYGIARQTPTPAMAAEPSELIQLEMPEDIRLGSPNDGSNNLDSDFHLLAVSQGVNTAGQAESTRRWGLSQNPMQVQLPTSALHPLEDLTQEDTHYSQTVSNILQNQFTRWPASPSSVGYVTYSTQSAFAKWSSRASHHHFHPAAAADGTSQCILKYILFTVPYLHAKNPGESSPQTTAADTKLRGKGAPQEELSANHVLAERRRREKLNERFIILRSLVPFVTKMDKASILGDTIEYVKQLRRKIQELEARNRQMTEAEQRSKLPEIAVQRTSSSSSKEQQRSGVTMTEKRKVRIVEGVVAKAKAVEAEATTSVQVSIIESDALLEIECRHKEGLLLDVMQMLREVRIEVIGVQSSLNNGVFVAELRAKVKENANGKKVSIVEVKRALNQIIPHAVD, encoded by the exons ATGGCTGCGCCACTAGGCACTAGCCTTCAAAGCATGTTGCAGGCTGCGGTGCAATCTGTTCAGTGGACTTATAGTCTCTTCTGGCAACTTTGTCCACAACAAGG gATTCTGGTTTGGGGTGATGGTTACTACAATGGAGCAATTAAAACACGGAAGACGGTGCAACCAATGGAGGTGAGTGCTGAAGAGGCTTCTCTCCAAAGAAGTCAGCAACTTAGAGAACTCTATGAATCACTGTCCGCCGGAGAGACAAACCCGCCTTGTCGCCGGCCTTGTGCCGCCTTGTCGCCTGAGGACTTAACAGAATCCGAATGGTTCTATTTGATGTGTGTCTCATTCTCCTTTCCACCTGGTGTTGG GTTGCCTGGAAAGGCATATGCGAGGAGGCAGCATCTATGGCTCACGGGTGCAAACGAGGTGGACAGCAAAACGTTTTCACGAGCTATTCTAGCCAAG AGTGCTCGCATACAG ACCGTGGTGTGCATTCCTTTATTGGACGGTGTGGTTGAGTTTGGCACAATGGATAAG GTTCAAGAAGACCTCAGCTTCATCCAACACGTGGAGACCTTCTTCATAGACCACCTCAACCCTCTGCCACCGAAGCCTGCCTTGTCGGAGCACTCAACCTCAAACCCCGCCTCCTCCTCTGAACACATCCCCGCCGTCATGTATACCGTCGTGGATCCACTTGCCGCCAATCCCAACCTAAATGATGACATGGATGAGGATattgaggaggaagaggaggaggaagaggaagatgaggAGCCGGAATCTGGTTCCGAAGACAAAGCCGGATACGGCATCGCTCGCCAAACTCCAACACCAGCCATGGCGGCAGAGCCCAGCGAGCTGATACAACTAGAGATGCCGGAGGACATCCGGCTTGGGTCTCCAAACGATGGGTCAAACAACTTAGACTCAGATTTTCACTTGCTGGCGGTGAGTCAGGGTGTTAACACAGCGGGGCAGGCTGAGTCAACTCGGAGGTGGGGCCTGAGTCAAAACCCCATGCAAGTTCAACTACCGACTTCAG CCCTTCATCCATTGGAAGACTTGACACAAGAGGACACTCACTACTCTCAAACAGTGTCCAACATCCTCCAAAACCAGTTCACACGGTGGCCAGCCTCACCCTCCTCCGTTGGATACGTCACATACTCCACGCAATCAGCATTCGCAAAATGGAGCAGCCGCGCCAGCCACCACCACTTCCAcccggcggcggcggcggacgGCACCAGCCAGTGCATCCTCAAGTACATCCTCTTCACGGTCCCGTACCTCCACGCCAAGAACCCCGGCGAGAGTTCTCCCCAAACCACCGCCGCGGATACCAAACTCCGCGGCAAGGGAGCGCCGCAGGAGGAGCTCAGCGCCAACCACGTGCTGGCCGAGCGCCGCCGTCGCGAGAAGCTGAACGAGAGGTTCATAATCCTGCGGTCGCTGGTCCCCTTCGTGACCAAAATGGACAAGGCGTCGATATTGGGAGACACCATCGAGTACGTGAAGCAGTTGCGGCGGAAGATCCAGGAGCTCGAGGCGCGTAACCGCCAGATGACGGAGGCGGAACAACGTTCCAAGCTCCCAGag ATAGCAGTTCAGAGAACAAGTAGCAGTTCGAGCAAGGAGCAACAGAGGAGTGGGGTGACAATGACGGAGAAGAGGAAGGTGAGGATCGTGGAAGGGGTGGTGGCGAAGGCGAAGGCGGTGGAGGCTGAGGCCACCACGTCGGTGCAAGTTTCGATCATAGAAAGCGACGCACTGTTGGAGATCGAGTGTCGTCACAAAGAAGGGTTGCTTCTGGACGTGATGCAGATGCTGAGGGAGGTGAGGATAGAAGTTATAGGGGTGCAGTCGTCGCTTAACAATGGGGTGTTCGTGGCGGAGTTGAGGGCTAAGGTGAAGGAAAATGCAAACGGGAAGAAGGTCAGCATTGTGGAAGTGAAGAGGGCACTTAACCAAATTATACCCCATGCTGTTGACTAA